A region of Allocoleopsis franciscana PCC 7113 DNA encodes the following proteins:
- the pruA gene encoding L-glutamate gamma-semialdehyde dehydrogenase produces the protein MVLEVSERPYEAKTQEIAKQLLAATREKRSFFAQVRDQIRWDDKLLDWAMSNPGLRVQLFRFIDTLPALRSKPEIARHLQEYLGDESVELPSALKGMLNFAQADSLPGQVAATTVATAVETLAHKYIAGENIKQTLKTIERLRKDKMGFTLDLLGEAVITEAEAQSYLQSYLDLMEKLTQEAQNWSSVPEIDVADGEPLPRVQVSVKLTAFYSQFDPLDPQGSRERVCDRIRTLLRRAQELGAAVHFDMEQYVYKDMTFAILKDLLMEEEFRTRTDIGMTVQAYLRDSENDAKALIDWAKQRGYPITVRLVKGAYWDQETIKAAQKDWPQPVYNDKAETDANYEKITQLLLENHEYVYSAIGSHNVRSQARAIAIAESLNIPRRRFEMQVLYGMGDQLAKALVKRGHRVRVYAPYGDLLPGMAYLIRRLLENTANSSFLRQNLEERPIEELLAAPVVASPQHSPERRTGFPNVADTDYAGEDARKKAQSALKSVRQRLGKTYLPLINGEYQTTADIVDSVNPSNPSEVIGKIGLISVEQAEQALQAAKAAFPSWRKTPVRQRAGVLRKAAELMEQRRDELCAWVVLEVGKPLREADAEVSEAIDFCRYYADEVERLDQGHNYDIPGENNRYVYQPRGIAVVISPWNFPFAIATGMTVAALVAGNCTLLKPAEVSTVIAAKLAEILVDAGIPKGVFQYVPGKGSKVGAYMVNHPDVHLIAFTGSQEVGCRIFSDAATVQPGQKHLKRVIAEMGGKNALIVDESADLDQAVAGAVQSAFGYSGQKCSACSRVVVLEPVYDAFVERFVEATRSLNIGPAEAPSTQVGPVIDATARDRIREYIETGRQEAKVALEMSAPDTGYFIGPVIFKDVSPNAKIAQEEIFGPVVAVIPAKNFQEALDIANGTNYALTGGLYSRTPSHIEQASVDFEVGNLYINRTITGAIVSRQPFGGFKMSGVGSKAGGPDYLLQFLEPRTITENIQRQGFAPIEGAD, from the coding sequence GTGGTCTTAGAAGTATCCGAGCGCCCCTACGAAGCCAAAACCCAAGAAATTGCTAAACAACTTTTGGCAGCCACACGAGAAAAGCGCTCCTTTTTTGCCCAGGTGCGCGACCAAATCCGCTGGGATGATAAGTTGCTGGATTGGGCGATGAGTAACCCTGGTTTGCGGGTGCAGCTATTTCGCTTCATTGACACTTTACCCGCATTGCGGAGCAAGCCAGAAATTGCCCGTCATTTGCAGGAATATCTAGGCGATGAATCGGTTGAACTGCCATCCGCCCTCAAAGGGATGCTCAACTTTGCCCAAGCGGATTCGCTGCCGGGGCAAGTGGCGGCAACAACCGTGGCAACTGCCGTGGAAACGTTAGCGCATAAATATATTGCCGGGGAAAATATTAAACAAACCCTCAAGACCATTGAACGCTTACGCAAAGATAAGATGGGATTTACCCTTGACCTATTGGGAGAGGCGGTGATTACAGAAGCCGAGGCGCAATCTTACCTGCAAAGCTATCTTGATTTGATGGAAAAACTGACGCAGGAAGCGCAAAACTGGTCATCGGTGCCAGAAATTGATGTTGCCGATGGAGAACCGTTGCCACGAGTTCAAGTGTCCGTTAAGTTAACGGCATTTTACTCCCAATTTGACCCCCTCGATCCTCAGGGTAGCCGAGAACGAGTGTGCGATCGCATCCGCACCCTGCTGCGTCGTGCTCAGGAACTCGGTGCTGCGGTTCACTTTGACATGGAACAGTATGTCTACAAAGACATGACCTTTGCCATCCTCAAAGACTTGTTGATGGAAGAAGAATTCCGGACTCGCACCGATATCGGCATGACAGTGCAAGCTTATCTGCGGGATAGCGAGAACGATGCCAAAGCCTTGATAGATTGGGCTAAACAGCGGGGATATCCCATCACCGTGCGCTTAGTTAAAGGGGCGTATTGGGATCAGGAGACGATTAAAGCCGCCCAAAAAGATTGGCCTCAGCCGGTATATAACGATAAAGCCGAAACCGATGCCAATTATGAGAAGATTACCCAACTTTTGTTGGAAAATCACGAGTATGTTTATTCTGCCATTGGGAGTCATAATGTGCGATCGCAAGCACGAGCCATCGCCATAGCCGAAAGCCTCAACATCCCCCGCCGCCGCTTCGAGATGCAAGTGCTTTACGGCATGGGGGATCAACTGGCAAAAGCCTTAGTCAAGCGCGGGCATCGGGTGCGGGTGTATGCGCCCTATGGGGACTTGCTGCCAGGGATGGCTTACTTGATCCGGCGATTGTTGGAAAATACCGCTAATAGTTCCTTCTTGCGCCAAAACTTGGAAGAACGTCCGATTGAGGAACTGTTGGCAGCACCCGTGGTGGCATCTCCTCAACACTCCCCTGAACGGAGAACGGGGTTTCCCAATGTGGCAGATACCGACTATGCCGGGGAGGATGCCCGCAAGAAGGCGCAATCAGCTTTGAAGAGCGTTCGTCAACGGCTGGGTAAAACGTACTTACCTCTGATCAACGGTGAGTATCAAACCACAGCAGATATCGTTGATTCTGTCAACCCCTCCAACCCCAGTGAAGTGATTGGGAAAATTGGACTGATTAGTGTAGAACAAGCCGAACAAGCCCTGCAAGCGGCGAAAGCAGCATTCCCAAGTTGGCGGAAAACCCCCGTCCGACAACGGGCTGGGGTGTTGCGGAAAGCCGCAGAGTTGATGGAACAACGCCGGGACGAACTCTGCGCGTGGGTGGTGTTGGAAGTTGGCAAACCCCTGCGGGAAGCGGATGCGGAAGTTTCGGAAGCGATTGATTTTTGCCGCTATTATGCCGACGAGGTAGAACGTCTCGATCAAGGACATAACTACGACATTCCGGGGGAGAATAATCGCTATGTTTATCAACCTAGAGGCATTGCGGTAGTCATTTCTCCCTGGAACTTCCCGTTTGCCATTGCTACGGGGATGACGGTTGCCGCATTGGTGGCGGGGAATTGCACCTTACTCAAACCAGCGGAAGTCTCTACGGTGATTGCCGCCAAATTGGCAGAGATTTTGGTGGATGCAGGGATACCGAAGGGCGTTTTTCAATACGTCCCCGGCAAGGGTTCCAAGGTGGGTGCTTACATGGTGAATCATCCGGATGTGCATCTGATTGCCTTTACCGGTTCCCAGGAAGTGGGATGCCGGATTTTCTCGGATGCTGCTACCGTACAACCGGGGCAAAAGCACTTGAAGCGGGTGATTGCAGAGATGGGCGGCAAGAATGCCCTCATTGTGGATGAAAGTGCAGACCTGGATCAAGCGGTGGCGGGTGCGGTGCAGTCGGCGTTTGGCTATAGCGGTCAGAAGTGTTCTGCCTGTTCGCGAGTGGTGGTGTTGGAACCGGTGTATGATGCCTTTGTGGAACGGTTCGTGGAAGCCACGCGATCGCTCAATATTGGTCCAGCAGAAGCCCCCAGTACTCAAGTTGGCCCGGTGATTGATGCCACGGCACGCGATCGGATTCGAGAGTATATTGAAACGGGGCGTCAAGAGGCTAAAGTGGCTCTGGAAATGTCCGCACCCGATACGGGTTATTTTATTGGCCCGGTGATTTTTAAGGATGTTTCACCCAATGCCAAGATTGCCCAAGAAGAAATTTTTGGCCCTGTTGTGGCTGTGATTCCGGCGAAGAATTTTCAAGAAGCCCTGGATATTGCCAATGGTACCAACTATGCACTGACGGGGGGATTGTACTCTCGCACGCCGTCCCATATTGAGCAAGCTTCGGTGGATTTTGAAGTGGGCAACCTTTACATCAACCGTACCATTACAGGGGCGATCGTGTCGCGACAACCCTTCGGCGGCTTTAAGATGTCTGGCGTGGGTTCCAAAGCGGGTGGCCCCGACTATTTGTTGCAATTCCTCGAACCGCGCACGATTACGGAGAACATTCAGCGTCAAGGCTTTGCGCCTATTGAAGGAGCGGATTAA
- a CDS encoding DUF3160 domain-containing protein, whose product MTIAPIAKDSADVFGYTTAFEEALKEIGQISPQEFARRYTSKAKYLPQISFDPTTAEFWDDFHKKEKFRLNAEELAIFKKNGFVVSERLGGQNFADLFYRIYSHDLPVFVSADALLHAWHRSYDAILEELEETYLSSSLSEILEGMQKGIPDTWNQYGSGVLSESVKDADYFLAVARSLLADKTLKTYLKQDARVAETLEAIKGQKLQEFELFGRERKVDFSQFKVCGHYENSELLKRYFRAMMWCGRIDLRIAGSLDESSPRELGAAVILYDLLKQSGKFEQWQKFDQLLQTFVGRTDSMTFAQLGDILDKAKIKSPTDVKNWGVLLQLEADILASKIGVQHIRSHSYVSPFGLEKIKLPRSFTILGQKFVVDSWVTSKVVFDDIEWDGQKVQRRVPTCLDVAFAALGNDQVVPELVARMTDKAGRPFRDGFNYQHNLAAVKSVIDEQNPAVWEENIYMSWLATLRELSAPTTDRKYPEAMSTRGWAMKTLNTQLASWTQLRHDTILYVKQSYTSSISCYYPAGFVEPKVEFWKRFEKMALLAADLIEKIPFSERLVKASDGWGNKIKFPLQYVQERQTTFFKNFAEKLSILKGIAVKQVAQEKFTEAETEFLRKIVEIIGHGSMQPTYSGWYFGLFYKGHEDSKKQDAIVADVHTNVPAPGDPGCVLHQGVGNVDLLMIAVDNGENKMVYAGPVLSHYEFEMPGVSRLSDSEWLNNLKIAKVPPRPNWTNSYLAPKEIFQLTNQTSLNLAGKQLTELPKEIGNLTDLTWLYLNRNQLATLPPEIGNLINLRVLSLENNRLTKLPKEIGNLSHLRGLYLSGNYQLKVLPKKISNLTNLTQLNLSSNQLKVLPKEIGNLTNLTQLNLSSNQLKVLPKEIGNLTNLTLLDLNGNQLTELPPEIGNLTNLEVLYLSRNQLTALPKEIGNLTNLTELDLSENENVLPAEIGNLTNLRRLYLNRKQLTVLVPEIGNLTNLKTLSLKDNQLIALPPEIGKLTQLKWLDINKNQLRQLPPEIGNLTNLTELYLYDNQLTALPKEIGNLTNLTKLHLYKNKLMALPPEMGRLTNLIELYLDYNQLTALPPEIGNLTNLTQLSFYNNQLISPSPEIVKQGTQAILAYLREQLVG is encoded by the coding sequence ATGACGATCGCACCCATTGCCAAAGACTCTGCTGACGTTTTTGGGTACACAACGGCATTTGAGGAAGCGCTAAAAGAAATTGGGCAGATTTCACCGCAAGAATTTGCGAGACGATATACCAGCAAGGCTAAATATCTGCCTCAAATCAGCTTCGACCCAACAACTGCCGAGTTCTGGGACGATTTTCATAAGAAAGAAAAGTTTCGACTTAATGCAGAAGAACTGGCAATCTTTAAGAAAAACGGCTTCGTAGTTAGCGAACGGCTGGGAGGGCAGAATTTTGCCGATCTATTCTATCGTATCTACAGCCACGATCTGCCAGTGTTCGTTTCTGCCGATGCGCTGCTTCATGCTTGGCATCGTTCCTACGATGCGATTCTCGAAGAACTAGAAGAGACTTACCTGTCTAGTTCGCTCTCTGAGATTCTTGAAGGTATGCAAAAGGGGATTCCTGATACTTGGAACCAGTATGGCAGCGGGGTGCTGAGTGAGAGCGTGAAGGATGCTGACTACTTCCTTGCTGTAGCGCGTTCTCTGCTTGCAGATAAGACTCTCAAGACTTACTTAAAACAGGATGCCCGCGTAGCCGAAACACTCGAAGCAATAAAAGGTCAGAAACTTCAAGAATTTGAGCTGTTTGGACGCGAGCGCAAGGTGGATTTTTCTCAATTTAAAGTGTGCGGACATTATGAGAACTCCGAACTCCTGAAGCGATACTTCCGTGCCATGATGTGGTGCGGTAGAATTGACCTCCGCATTGCTGGTTCATTGGACGAATCCTCACCGCGAGAACTCGGCGCAGCTGTAATTCTCTACGATCTCCTGAAACAATCCGGCAAATTTGAACAATGGCAGAAATTCGACCAATTGCTTCAGACCTTTGTGGGTCGAACTGATTCTATGACCTTTGCCCAACTGGGTGACATTTTAGACAAGGCTAAGATTAAATCCCCAACAGATGTCAAGAATTGGGGAGTGCTATTGCAACTGGAAGCTGACATTTTGGCAAGTAAAATCGGCGTTCAGCACATTCGCAGTCACTCCTACGTTTCCCCATTTGGACTGGAAAAGATTAAACTGCCGAGATCGTTCACTATCCTGGGTCAAAAGTTTGTGGTAGATAGCTGGGTCACATCTAAAGTTGTATTCGACGATATAGAGTGGGATGGACAGAAAGTACAGCGTCGTGTTCCTACCTGTCTAGATGTCGCTTTTGCTGCTTTAGGGAATGACCAGGTGGTGCCAGAACTCGTGGCACGCATGACTGACAAAGCAGGACGACCGTTCAGAGATGGATTCAACTATCAGCACAACTTAGCAGCAGTTAAGAGTGTAATTGATGAGCAAAATCCAGCCGTCTGGGAAGAGAACATTTATATGAGCTGGCTTGCTACCTTGCGCGAACTCTCTGCACCCACTACAGACCGCAAGTATCCTGAAGCCATGAGTACCCGTGGATGGGCAATGAAGACACTTAATACGCAATTGGCTTCGTGGACACAATTGCGTCACGACACAATCCTTTATGTCAAACAGTCCTACACCTCTAGTATCTCTTGTTACTACCCAGCGGGTTTCGTGGAACCAAAGGTCGAATTCTGGAAGCGCTTTGAGAAAATGGCGTTGCTAGCTGCTGATCTGATAGAGAAAATTCCTTTCTCAGAGCGTTTAGTTAAGGCATCTGACGGATGGGGCAATAAAATAAAGTTTCCACTCCAATACGTACAGGAAAGACAAACTACGTTCTTCAAAAACTTCGCCGAGAAGTTATCTATCCTCAAAGGGATTGCGGTGAAGCAAGTTGCACAGGAGAAATTCACTGAAGCGGAAACCGAATTTTTGAGGAAGATTGTCGAGATAATCGGTCACGGGTCCATGCAACCAACATACAGCGGTTGGTATTTTGGTCTTTTCTATAAGGGTCATGAGGATTCTAAAAAACAGGATGCAATTGTTGCCGATGTACACACAAATGTGCCTGCACCAGGAGATCCAGGCTGTGTGCTTCACCAGGGTGTGGGTAATGTCGATCTGCTGATGATTGCCGTGGACAATGGTGAGAACAAGATGGTCTATGCAGGCCCCGTTCTGAGTCACTATGAGTTTGAGATGCCAGGAGTCTCACGCCTATCAGATTCTGAATGGCTCAATAATCTTAAAATTGCTAAGGTTCCACCCCGACCGAACTGGACGAACAGCTATCTTGCACCTAAAGAAATTTTTCAGCTCACCAATCAAACAAGCCTAAACCTTGCTGGTAAGCAACTAACGGAGCTTCCAAAAGAAATCGGCAATCTTACCGATCTGACATGGCTATACCTCAACCGTAATCAACTAGCGACGCTGCCACCGGAAATCGGTAATCTCATTAATCTGAGAGTGCTATCCCTTGAGAATAATAGACTGACAAAGCTACCAAAAGAAATTGGCAATCTCTCCCATTTGAGAGGACTATACCTTAGTGGGAACTATCAACTGAAGGTGCTGCCAAAAAAAATCAGTAATCTCACCAATTTAACACAGCTAAACCTCAGCTCTAATCAACTGAAGGTGCTGCCGAAAGAAATCGGCAATCTCACCAATTTAACACAGCTAAACCTCAGCTCTAATCAACTGAAGGTGCTGCCAAAAGAAATCGGCAATCTCACCAACTTGACGCTGTTAGACCTCAACGGCAATCAACTGACGGAACTGCCACCGGAAATCGGCAATCTTACCAATCTGGAAGTGCTATACCTCAGCCGCAATCAACTGACAGCCTTGCCAAAAGAAATCGGCAATCTCACTAATTTGACCGAGCTAGACCTCAGTGAAAACGAAAATGTGCTGCCAGCAGAAATTGGCAATCTTACTAATCTAAGAAGGCTATACCTCAATCGCAAGCAACTGACAGTGCTGGTACCGGAAATTGGGAATCTTACCAATCTGAAAACGCTATCCCTAAAAGATAATCAACTGATAGCGCTACCCCCTGAAATTGGCAAGCTTACTCAGCTAAAATGGTTAGATATAAACAAAAATCAACTGAGGCAACTGCCACCCGAAATTGGGAATCTTACTAATCTGACAGAGCTATACCTCTACGACAACCAACTGACAGCGCTGCCAAAGGAAATTGGCAACCTCACCAATTTGACAAAGCTCCACCTTTACAAAAATAAACTGATGGCGCTGCCCCCCGAAATGGGAAGACTAACCAACCTGATAGAGCTATACCTCGACTACAATCAACTGACAGCGCTACCACCGGAAATTGGTAATCTCACCAATCTGACACAGCTAAGTTTCTACAATAACCAACTGATTTCACCGTCGCCTGAGATTGTCAAGCAAGGAACGCAGGCAATTTTGGCATATCTTCGAGAGCAATTAGTAGGATAG